The Scyliorhinus torazame isolate Kashiwa2021f unplaced genomic scaffold, sScyTor2.1 scaffold_518, whole genome shotgun sequence genomic interval GCCCCGACCTCGCTGCCCCGCCCCGACCTCGCTGCCCCGCCCCGACCtcgctgccccgacacgacctcgctgccccgacacgacctcgctGCCCCGCCCCGCCCTCGCTGCCCCGCCCCGACCTCGCTGCCCGACCCGACCTCGCTGCCCGCCCCGACCTCGCTGCCCCGCCCCGACCTCGCTGCCCCGCCCCGACCTCGCTGCCCCGCCCCGACCTCGCTGCCCCGCCCCGACCTCGCTGCCCCGCCCCGACCTCGCTGCCCCGCCCCGACCTCGCTGCCCCGCCCCGACCTCGCTGCCCCGACCCGACCTCGCTGCCCCGACCCGACCTCGCTGCCCCGCCCCGACCTCGCTGCCCCGCCCCGACCTCGCTGCCCCGACCCCGACCTCGCTGCCCCGACCCGNNNNNNNNNNNNNNNNNNNNNNNNNNNNNNNNNNNNNNNNNNNNNNNNNNNNNNNNNNNNNNNNNNNNNNNNNNNNNNNNNNNNNNNNNNNNNNNNNNNNgagggggaggggcgcgagcgtgtgagggggaggggcgcgagcgtgtgagggggaggggcgcgagcgtgtgagggggaggggcgcgagcgtgtggggcgcgagcgtgtgagggggaggggcgcgagcgtgtgaggggaggggcgcgagcgtgtgagggggaggggcgcgagcgTGTGGGCGCGAGCGTGTGGGGcgcgagcgtgtgagggggaggcgagcgtgtgagggggaggggcgggagcgtgtgagggggaggggcgggagcgtgtgagggggaggggcgggagcgtgtgagggggaggggcgggagcgtgtgagggggaggggcgggagcgtgtgaggggaggggcggagaggtgagggggaggggcgcgagcgtgtgagggggaggggcgcgagcgtgtgagggggaggggcgcgagcgtgtgagggggaggggcggagcgtgtgagggggaggggcgcgagcgtgtgagggggaggggcgcgagcgtgtgaggggggaggggcgcgagcgtgtgagggggaggggcgcgagcgtgtgagggggaggggcgcgagcgtgtgagggggaggggcgcgagcgtgtgagggggaggggcgcgagcgtgtgagggggaggggcgagcgtGAGGGGGGCGCGAGCGTGTGGGGCGGGGGGCGCGGGTGTGATGTACTAATAACCCCGCACGGGCAGGTGGGCgagcacggggggtgggggggggctttgctCAGGGCCCAGTGTCTGAACTTCGCTCCGTGTAGTCGGAACAGGACCAGGCGGAGAGCGAAGCGGAGGACAGCGCACTGCTGATGGACCGGCTCTGCAAGTACATCTACTCCAAGGATCGCACTGACCGCATCAGGACCTGTGCCATCCTCTGCCACATCTACCACCATGCCCTCCACAACCGCTGGTTCCAGGCCCGAGATCTCATGCTCATGTCACATCTGCAAGACAACATTCAGCACGCAGACCCCCCTGtacaggtgagagggagagagagcgagagagagagacagagagagagaggcagagggagagagaggcagacagagagggagaggcagacagagagggagaggcagacagagagggagaggcagacagagagggagaggcagacagagagggagaggcagacagagagggggagagggagagagggagagagggggagagggggagagggggagagagggagagacgcagaCGGAGACGGGACGGGGGACGGAGACGGGGACGACgcgcagaaagagagagacagagagacagagagacagagagacagagagacagagagagacagagagagacagagagagacagagagacagagagagagacagagagagagacagagagagagacagagagagacagagagagacagagagacagagacagagacagagacagagacgcacagacacagacgcacagacacagacgcacagacacagacgcacagacacagacgcacagacacagacgcacagacGCACAGACACCCTTTGACATTGGGTGTCTGAGacaatctgaccccgggcgcgcgggacccctgacgctctgaccccgggcgcgcgggacccctgacgctctgaccccgggcgcgcgggacccctgacgctctgaccccgggcgcgcgggacccctgaccctctgaccccgggcggcgcgggacccctgaccctctgaccccgggcgcgcgggacccctgaccctctgaccccgggcgcgcgggacccctgaccctctgaccccgggcgcgcgggaccctctgaccccgggcgcgcgggacccctgaccctctgaccccgggcgcgcgggacccctgaccctctgaccccgggcgcgcgggacccctgaccctctgaccccgggcgcgcgggacccctgacactctgaccccgtgcGCGCGGGACCCCTTGTCCTTGCGGCGGACcccgaccctctgaccccgggcgcgcgggacccctgGCCCTTGCGGCGGGACcccgaccctctgaccccgggcgcgcgggacccctgaccctctgaccccgggcgcgtggggacccctgaccctcctgaccccgggcgcgcgggacccctgaccctctgaccccgggcgcgcgggacccctgaccctctgaccccgggcgccgcgggacccctgaccctctgaccccgggcgcgtgggacccctgacgctctgaccccgggcgcgtgggacccctgaccctctgaccccgggtgcgcgggaccctgaccctctgaccccgggcgcgtgggacccctgaccctctgacccgggcgcgtgggacccctgaccctctgacatcgggtgcgcgggacccctgaccctctgaccccgggcgcgcgggacctccgaccctctgaccccgggcgcgtgggacccctgacgctctgaccccgggcgcgcgggacccctgaccctctgaccccgggcgcgcggggacccctgaccctctgacccaggcgcgcgggacccctgaccctctgaccccgggcgcgcgggacccctgaccctctgaccccgggcgcgcgggacccctgaccctctgaccccgggcgcgcgggacccctgaccctctgaccccgggcgcgcgggacccctgaccctctgacccgggcgcgcgggacccctgaccctctgaccccgggcgcgcgggacccctgaccctctgaccccgggcgcgcgggacccctgaccctctgaccccgggcgcgcgggacccctgGCCCTTGCGGCGGGACcccgaccctctgaccccgggcgcgcggggACCCCGTCCCTTGCGGCGGGACCCCGACCCTGCGGGACCCCTGACCTTGCGGCGGGACcccgaccctctgaccccgggcgcgcgggacccctgGCCCTTGCGGCGGGACCCCGACCCTCTGACCCTGCCCCTGTGTTCCTGCCTCCAGATTCTGTACAATCGCACCATGGTGCAGTTGGGGATCTGCGCCTTCCGTCAGGGGATGATCAAGGATGCCCACAATGCACTGCTGGACATCCAGTCCAGTGGCCGGGCCAAGGAGCTGCTCGGCCAGGGGCTGCTGATGCGCAACATGCAGGAACGGAACCAGGAGCAGGAGAAGGTCGAGAAGAGGAGACAGATCCCCTTCCACATGCACATTAACCTGGAGCTGCTGGAGTGTGTCTACCTGGTGTCAGCCATGCTGCTGGAGATCCCGTATATGGCGGGACACGAATTTGACGCCCGCCGCAGAATGATCAGCAAACAATTCCATCACCAGCTCCGGGTGGGCGAGAGGCAGCCCCTTCTGGGTAAGGACAGCGCTGGTCACCCGCAACTAATTCACCAACAACCCCcccaccatgtgtgtgtgtgtgtctctctctgtccctctctctgtccctctctctgtccctctctctctctctctctgtctctctctctgtctctctctctgtctctctctctgtctctctctctctctctctgtctctctctttgtctctctctctctgtctctgtctctctccctgtctctgtctctctctctgtctctgtctctctctctgtctctgtccctctctctgtccctctctctgtccctctctctctgtcctctctctctgtctctctctccctctctctgtctctctctgtctctctctgtccctctctctgtccctctctctgtccctctctctgtccctctctctctctctctctctctctgtctctgtctctctctctgtctctctctctgtccctctctctctctctctctctgtctctgtctctgtctctctctctgtctctctctctgtccctctctctctctctctctctctctgtctctctctccctgtctctctctctgtctctctctttgtctctctctctctgtctctctctccctgtctctgtctctgtctctctctctgtctctgtctctctctctgtctctgtccctctctctgtccctctctctgtcctctctctctgtctctctctccctgtctctgtctctctctctgtctctgtctctctctctctctctgtctctctctttgtctctctctctctgtctctctctctctgtctgtctctctctgtctctctctctctgtccctctctctgtctctctctctctgtccctctctctgtccctctctctgtctctctctctctgtccctctctctgtccctctctctctgtccctctctctctgtccctctctctctgtccctctctctgtccctctctctctgtccctctctctctgtctctctctctccgtctctctctctctctctctgtctctctctctgtctctctctctctgtctctctctctgtctctctctctctgtctctctctgtctctctctctctctgtctctctctctatctctctctctctgtccctctctctgtccctctctctgtccctctctctgtccctctctctgtccctctctctctctctgtccctctctctgtctctctctctgtctctctctctgtctctctctctctgtctctctctctgtctctgtctctctctgtctctctctgtctctctctgtctctctctctgtctctctctctctgtctctctctctctgttcctctctctgtctcgctctctcttctgtccctctctctgtctcgctctctctctctgtctctctctctgtctctctctctctgtctctctctctctgtctccctctctctgtccctctctctgtctctctctctctgtctctctctctctgtctctctctctctctgtctctctctctctctgtctctctctctgtctctctctctctgcctctctgtctctctctctctgtccctctctctgtctcgctctctctctgtctctctctctgtctctctctctgtctctctctctgtctctctctctctgtctctctctctctgtccctctctctgtccctctctctgtctctctctgtccctctctctctgtctctctctgtccctctctctctgtctctctctctctctctgtctctctctctctctctctctctctgtctctctctctctgtctcactctctctctgtctcactctctctctgtctcgctctctctctgtctctctctctgtctctctgtctctctgtctctctctgtctctctctgtcactctctgtcactctctgtctctctctctctctgtctccctctctctctctctctctgtctctctctctctgtccctctctctgtccctctctctgtctctctctgtctctctctctctgtctctctctctctctctgtctctctctctctgtctcactctctctctgtctcgctctctctctgtctctctctctgtctctctgtctctctctgtcactctctgtccctctctctgtccctctctcgctctttctctgtctcgctctctctgtctcgctctctctgtctcgctctctctctctgtctctctctcgctctgactctctctctcgctctgactctctctgtctctctctctctctctctgtctctctctgactctctctctgtctctctctttctctgtctgtgtctctctctgacacgctctgtctctcactctgtgtctctctgacactcacctgcgtgtttctctatctcgctctgcgtctctctctctagctctgcgtctctctctagctctgcgtctctctctcgctctgcgtgtctgtctctctcgctctgcgtgtccctctctcgctctgcgtgtctgtctctcttgctctgcgtgtctgtctctctcgctctgcgtctctctctctctagctctgcgtgtctctctctcgcgctctgcgtgTCTCtagctctgcgtgtctctctcgcgctctgcgtctctctcgctctgcgtctgtctctctctcgctctgcgtccctctctcgctctgcgtccctctctcgctctgcgtccctctctcgctctgcgtccctctctctcgctctgcgtgtctctcGCGCTCTGCGTGTCTCTCGCGCTCTGCGTGTCTCTCGCGCTCTGCGTGGCTCTCGCGCTCTGCGTGGCTCTCGCGCTCTGCGTGgcgctctctcgctctgcgtgtgtCTCGCTCTGCGTGTGtctcgctctgcgtgtctctctcgctctgcgtgtctctctctcgctctgcgtggcgctctctcgctctgcgtgtgtCTCGCTCTGCGTGTGTCTCGCTCTGCGTGTATTTCGCTCTGCGTGTCTGtctcgctctgcgtgtctctctcgctctgcgtgtctctctcgctctgcgtgtctctctcgctctgcgtgtctctctcgcgctctgcgtgtctgtctcgctctgcgtctctctctcgctctgcgtctctgtctctctcgctctgcgtgtctgtctctctcgctctgcgtgtctgtctctctcgctctgcgtgtctctctcgctctgcgtgtctctctcgctctgcgtgtctctctctctctctctctctcgctctgcgtgtcactctcgctctgcgtgtcactctcgctctgcgtgtctgtctctctctcgctctgcgtgtctctctctctctcgctctgcgtgtctctctctcgctctgcgtgtctctctctcgctctgcgtgtctctctctcgctctgcgtgtctctctctcgctctgcgtgcccctctctcgctctgcgtgtctctctcgctctgcgtgtctctctctctctcgctctgcgtgtctctctctctcgctctgcgtgtctctctctctcgctctgcgtgtctctctctctcgctctgcgtgtctctctctctcgctctgcgtgtctctctcgctctgcgtgtctctctctctctctctctctctctcgctctgcgtgtctgtctctctctcgctctgcgtgcccctctctcgctctgcgtgcccctctctcgctctgtgtgcctctctctcgctctgcgtgtctgtctctctcgctctgcgtgcctctctctcgctctgcgtgtctctctcgctctgcgtgtctctctctctctctcggctctgcgtgtctctctctcggctctgcgtgcctctctctcgctctgcgtgtctctctatctcgctctgcgtgtctctctctcggctctgcgtgtctctctctcgctctgcgtgcctctctctcgctctgcgtgcccccctctcgctctgcgtgcctctctctcgctctgcgtgtctctctctcggctctgcgtgcctctctctcgctctgcgtgcccctctctcgctctgcgtgcccctctctcgctctgcgtgcccctctctcgctctgcgagCCTCTCTCTcggctctgcgtgtctctctctcgctctgcgtgcctctctctcgctctgcgtgtctctctctcggctctgcgtgtctctctctcgctctgaacaaagaacaaagaacaaagaaatgtacagcacaggaacaggcccttcggccctccaagcccgcgccgaccatactgcccgactaaactacaatcttctacacttcctgggtccgtatccttctattcccatcctattcatatatttgtcaagatgccccttaaatgtccctatcgtccctgcttccactacctcctccggtagcgagttccaggcacccactaccctctgcgtaaaaaacttgcctcgtacatctactctaaaccttgcccctctcaccttaaacctatgccccctagtaattgacccctctaccctggggaaaagcctctgactatccactctgtctatgcccctcataattttgtagacctctatcaggt includes:
- the LOC140406379 gene encoding eukaryotic translation initiation factor 3 subunit C-like, with protein sequence MDRLCKYIYSKDRTDRIRTCAILCHIYHHALHNRWFQARDLMLMSHLQDNIQHADPPVQILYNRTMVQLGICAFRQGMIKDAHNALLDIQSSGRAKELLGQGLLMRNMQERNQEQEKVEKRRQIPFHMHINLELLECVYLVSAMLLEIPYMAGHEFDARRRMISKQFHHQLRVGERQPLLGPPESMREHVVAASKAMKMGDWKTCHNYIINEKMNGKVWDLFPGASKVRDMLVRKIQEESLRTYLFTYSSVYDAI